CAGCCTCGAGACGCAAGGGATTCTGAGCCGGTTCCTCATTGTGGTGCTGGCCGCTGATTTCGCTTGGCAGGTCCCCTTCAGTGATTACCCCGGCTTCGGACAAAATGATGCTACGCTCCAGGACATTGCGCAGTTCGCGGATATTTCCCGGCCATTGGTAGTCGTACAGACATTGGGCGGCCCGGGGGGACAGGGTACACACGCCCTGGCCTCCGGCGAGTTTGTTCAAAAAGAACTCGACCAGCAGGGGGATGTCCTCCTTGCGTTCCCGCAAGGGGGGGATGGTGATGTGAAAGACGTTGATCCGGTGGAACAAGGCCTCGTGGAAGCGCCCGGCTTCGACCTCCTGGGCCAAGTCCCGGTTGGTGGCCAAAATGAGGCGGGCGTCGACCTCGCGTTCCTTTTTTTCCCCCACGCGGCGGTAGGTCTTGTTTTCCAGAACCCGCAGAAACGAGGCTTGGACCTCAAGCGGGAGTTCACCGATTTCATCCAGAAAAAGCGAGCCCTTGTGGGCGAAGGACAGAAGGCCTTCCTGGTTTTCCGTGGCTCCGGTGAAGGAACCCTTGATATGTCCGAATAGTTCGCTTCGAGCGAGCTCACGCTGGAGCGTGGCGCAATTTTTGGTCACCAACGGCTTTTGGGCCCGGGGGCTGTTGTAGTGTACGGCCCGGGAGACCACCTCTTTGCCAGCACCACTTTCACCGGTGACGAGCACCGGCACATTGGTCGGCGCTACTTTTTCGATCAGAAAGCGGATATGCTTCATTGCCGCGGAATTCCCAATGAGATTGTGCGAATCCTGCAATTTCTGCTGGTGGCGGCGGAAGATCCGATTGTCGCGCTGGAGACAGGCCCGCTGGTAGGCCTTGTCGATGACGAATTCCAGACGGTCGAGATTGAATGGTTTGGTAATATAGTCGTAGGCCCCGATTTTCATGGCCTCCACAGCGGAATCAATATCGCCGTGCCCGGTAATGAGAATCGTTTCTGCATCCGGCAGGACTTCCTTGAACTCGGCCAGGAGATCGAGCCCGTCACCATCCGGCAACCGGATGTCCAGTACCAGGACATCATAGGGGTGCTGCCCCACGGCCTCACGCGCCTGCTGGGCGTTTTCGGCAGTGTGGACAGCCCGGTTCGCAGAAGAAAGCTCTTTATGCAGCAGCCTCCGGATGGAGGCTTCGTCGTCAACGATAAGTACAAGTGATTGGCTGTTCACAAGCGTTTCCTTGCCGTTTAGGGAGGACAACACAAAAGCGGCTCCCCTTTTCAGGGGCGCTTTTGACGGAAATCTCACCGCCGTGGTTATGGACGATGGTGTAGCAGGTTGACAGGCCGATGCCCGTGCCACGCCCGACCGGCTTCGTCGTGAAAAAGGGCTCGAAGAGTTTGTCCAGATGTTCTTCCGGGATCCCCTCGCCGGTATCCTCGACGCACAATGCGACCTGACTCTCCGTACTCGAGGTACGGATGGTGATCACCCCCTCTTCGCCGATGGCGTCCAGGGCATTGGTCAACAGATTGAGAATGACCTGCTTCAGATGGGGCTCGTCGCCGCAAACCAAGGGCAATTCCGGTTCCAGGTCTTCCTGGAGCAACAGACCCTGATGGCGTTTAATCCGGTGCTGGAGAACTTTCAAGGTGTCCCGGATGAGGTTGTTCATGCTCAAGGAGCAAAAGGCGGATTCCCTGGGGCGGCTGAAGGTCAACAGGGTGCGCACGATTTCCTGGCACCGGTTGCATTCCTGGAGGATGGTCTCGGTGTACTCCTGAAAGTCGTTGGCCAATTCCTCGTCCACAGCCTCTTGAACCCGGGGCAGACGCCGCAAGATCCCCTGAGCGAAGCCCTGGATGCCGGCCAGGGGATTGTTGACTTCATGGGCCACACCTGCGGCGAGCATGCCAATGGTGGCCATTTTCTCGGCTTGATAGAATTGGGCCTGATACTCCTTTTCCAGGGTCACGTCCCGCTTGAACAACAGGACCCGGCCTTCTTGTCCTGGGGTGTCCTGCAAGGGAGAGGCCAACATATCGTATTGCCGGTTGCGTCCATTGACTTTGAAGATGGCGGTTTCCTTGCAGACTTCCCCGGAGCGCATGGATTCGCGGGCCGGACACCCCCGGCACGCCTTGGCCTGGCCGCGGAAAACCTCAAAACAATATTTTCCGACCGGGTTGGGCTCTTCAAAATGGTCGAAAAAGACCTGATTGACGGACAAAATGCGCATATCTGCCGAGA
The sequence above is drawn from the Desulfohalobium retbaense DSM 5692 genome and encodes:
- a CDS encoding sigma-54-dependent transcriptional regulator, which produces MNSQSLVLIVDDEASIRRLLHKELSSANRAVHTAENAQQAREAVGQHPYDVLVLDIRLPDGDGLDLLAEFKEVLPDAETILITGHGDIDSAVEAMKIGAYDYITKPFNLDRLEFVIDKAYQRACLQRDNRIFRRHQQKLQDSHNLIGNSAAMKHIRFLIEKVAPTNVPVLVTGESGAGKEVVSRAVHYNSPRAQKPLVTKNCATLQRELARSELFGHIKGSFTGATENQEGLLSFAHKGSLFLDEIGELPLEVQASFLRVLENKTYRRVGEKKEREVDARLILATNRDLAQEVEAGRFHEALFHRINVFHITIPPLRERKEDIPLLVEFFLNKLAGGQGVCTLSPRAAQCLYDYQWPGNIRELRNVLERSIILSEAGVITEGDLPSEISGQHHNEEPAQNPLRLEAVEQAHIQRILRFFDYNRSQAAEALGVSRKTLYRKLQKYGLDSS
- a CDS encoding two-component system sensor histidine kinase NtrB, which produces MAPQTTLEDIIGIEHSKLGFFQEVQRKVAELRHSNEELEHKQREIQAILDGISDIMLVLSADMRILSVNQVFFDHFEEPNPVGKYCFEVFRGQAKACRGCPARESMRSGEVCKETAIFKVNGRNRQYDMLASPLQDTPGQEGRVLLFKRDVTLEKEYQAQFYQAEKMATIGMLAAGVAHEVNNPLAGIQGFAQGILRRLPRVQEAVDEELANDFQEYTETILQECNRCQEIVRTLLTFSRPRESAFCSLSMNNLIRDTLKVLQHRIKRHQGLLLQEDLEPELPLVCGDEPHLKQVILNLLTNALDAIGEEGVITIRTSSTESQVALCVEDTGEGIPEEHLDKLFEPFFTTKPVGRGTGIGLSTCYTIVHNHGGEISVKSAPEKGSRFCVVLPKRQGNACEQPITCTYR